The following proteins are encoded in a genomic region of Lachnospiraceae bacterium KM106-2:
- a CDS encoding DNA-binding response regulator, AraC family — protein MYKIIVGEIEEQSISAIQKIIKEQIKDADLVKIVKTGDELIKETIQTEPELLIVAIEILGLNGLEAIRQIRKFNESVHIIVISSYDYFGFAVQAMHLNVSGYELKPLNESSFSQAIKQEILKIKEKDEDKKRFLREENILNDAYEYMGYSFINTVIFNAGCSKDLKVYQKYLHLSPMGFVMNIEYDNSSLLTSFDIDKMYPKICSAIKNVLGDGKGYVIGAKVFHRTVIYFNVDASARETIEHRNETIKIAKKINTVIKQLFLLDAFIGIGSIKPLARISSSYEEALDCSNYKQEGAIVHIKEIKIKAREYSNLIEQEQALVEAIRYGKQDAVYYFNNIIQSIRGYDSRERVRKIIEILILVRNELNKMNNSEVNRSNYLEYIPSIYEIDEEQQIKWAATQFNILIRNFRLKKLDRKSNTINVAIEYAQKHYSQELSLNDIAAYVNLSPQHFSKIFKEEMNTNYVEWMTNLRVSKAKELLNRSDKTIKEICYLVGYQDPNYFSRIFKKYVGISPTDYMKERAD, from the coding sequence ATGTATAAAATTATTGTAGGGGAAATTGAAGAGCAGTCTATTAGTGCAATACAAAAGATTATTAAGGAACAAATTAAAGATGCTGATCTTGTTAAAATTGTAAAAACAGGTGATGAACTGATTAAGGAGACAATACAGACAGAACCGGAGCTGTTGATTGTTGCAATTGAAATTCTAGGGCTGAATGGATTAGAGGCAATTCGTCAGATCAGAAAGTTTAATGAAAGCGTTCATATTATTGTTATCTCGTCCTATGATTACTTTGGATTTGCAGTACAAGCGATGCATTTAAATGTGAGTGGATATGAATTGAAGCCTTTGAATGAGTCTTCTTTTTCTCAAGCAATAAAGCAAGAAATATTGAAGATAAAAGAAAAAGACGAAGATAAAAAGCGATTTTTAAGAGAAGAGAATATATTAAATGATGCTTACGAATATATGGGGTATAGTTTTATTAATACAGTAATCTTTAATGCAGGATGCAGTAAAGATCTGAAAGTATATCAGAAGTACCTACATTTATCTCCCATGGGATTCGTTATGAATATAGAGTATGATAACTCATCCCTTCTCACATCGTTTGATATTGATAAGATGTATCCTAAGATATGTAGTGCTATAAAAAATGTGCTAGGAGATGGAAAAGGATATGTGATTGGCGCCAAGGTCTTTCATAGAACGGTAATCTACTTTAATGTGGATGCTTCCGCAAGGGAAACAATAGAACATCGAAATGAAACGATAAAGATAGCCAAAAAGATAAACACGGTAATAAAACAGTTGTTTCTATTAGATGCTTTTATTGGAATTGGCAGTATAAAACCACTTGCAAGAATCTCTAGTAGTTATGAAGAGGCATTAGATTGCAGTAACTATAAACAAGAGGGAGCAATTGTTCATATTAAAGAGATCAAGATTAAGGCTAGAGAGTATAGCAACTTGATTGAACAAGAGCAGGCATTGGTTGAAGCGATTCGATATGGAAAGCAAGATGCTGTTTATTATTTTAATAATATAATACAGTCTATCCGAGGTTATGATTCTAGAGAGCGAGTACGTAAGATCATTGAAATCTTGATTCTTGTCCGTAATGAATTAAATAAGATGAATAATTCTGAAGTTAATCGAAGCAATTATTTGGAGTACATACCGAGTATTTATGAGATTGATGAAGAACAGCAGATTAAGTGGGCGGCAACACAATTCAATATACTGATTCGTAATTTTAGATTGAAAAAGCTTGATCGAAAATCAAATACGATTAATGTCGCAATTGAATATGCTCAAAAACATTATAGTCAGGAATTGTCGTTAAATGATATTGCAGCATATGTTAATTTGAGTCCGCAGCATTTTAGTAAGATATTTAAAGAAGAGATGAATACAAACTATGTTGAGTGGATGACAAATTTGAGAGTTTCAAAGGCGAAAGAGTTATTAAATCGTAGCGATAAGACAATAAAAGAAATTTGTTACTTGGTGGGATATCAGGATCCAAATTATTTCAGCAGAATATTTAAAAAATATGTTGGAATTTCACCAACAGATTATATGAAAGAGAGAGCGGATTAA
- a CDS encoding HD-hydrolase domain, producing the protein MRLVSTSMIKPDMVLAKSIYYRDCLILKAGQTDIAKFCKNLKRMGIEYVYVEDDKSEGIIIPDAVSEQTRVACKKVLRETVDNFARNSTMEFEYISDVVDNVINDILLNKDVQVSLNDISATDEYTFTHSVSTTVYSLLIAKQLNYSRSMLKKLAAGTLLHDLGKVLLDKKILFKEGQLTEEEFEYVKTHTTLGYHALKSCNEITELSRIISLFHHERMDGSGYPRGVKAGDLHEFARIVAIADVYDALTSDRCYRKRWSNQQAVNYLIESADTKFDTNLVAIFIQQIAIYPNGAIVRLSNGLYGIVKDQNRSVPLRPIVRIIADEKGNDIRPMYEINLLDELAITIVESEIEIDKGV; encoded by the coding sequence ATGCGACTGGTTTCAACATCAATGATTAAACCAGATATGGTTCTTGCAAAATCAATATATTATAGGGATTGTTTGATACTCAAAGCCGGCCAGACGGATATTGCTAAGTTCTGTAAAAACCTAAAGCGTATGGGAATTGAGTACGTTTATGTGGAAGATGATAAGAGTGAAGGTATTATTATACCCGATGCTGTATCTGAGCAGACGAGAGTGGCTTGTAAAAAAGTGCTGCGAGAAACGGTTGATAATTTTGCACGGAATAGCACAATGGAATTTGAGTACATATCAGATGTTGTAGATAATGTAATTAACGACATATTGTTGAATAAAGATGTGCAAGTTAGCTTGAATGATATCAGCGCAACCGATGAATATACATTTACACATTCGGTAAGTACAACGGTTTATTCTTTGTTGATAGCGAAGCAGTTGAACTATAGTCGTTCGATGCTGAAGAAATTAGCTGCAGGAACATTACTTCACGATTTGGGGAAAGTACTACTGGATAAAAAGATCTTATTTAAAGAGGGGCAATTAACAGAAGAAGAGTTTGAATATGTGAAGACACATACTACTCTAGGATATCATGCATTAAAGAGCTGCAATGAGATTACTGAATTATCAAGAATCATTTCATTGTTCCACCATGAACGTATGGATGGAAGCGGATATCCAAGAGGCGTAAAAGCCGGTGATCTTCATGAATTCGCGAGAATCGTGGCAATTGCCGATGTGTATGATGCATTAACTTCAGATCGATGTTATCGAAAACGTTGGTCAAATCAGCAAGCTGTTAATTACTTGATTGAAAGTGCGGATACGAAGTTTGATACAAATCTGGTTGCTATATTTATTCAACAGATTGCTATTTATCCGAATGGTGCAATTGTTAGATTATCTAATGGGCTATATGGTATTGTAAAAGATCAAAACAGAAGTGTTCCACTTCGTCCGATCGTTCGTATTATTGCAGATGAGAAGGGAAACGATATAAGACCTATGTATGAAATTAACTTACTCGATGAATTGGCGATTACTATTGTAGAGTCAGAAATAGAGATAGATAAAGGTGTATAA
- a CDS encoding preprotein translocase subunit SecE: protein MGDTANNVEAAPKKSKFKSLKSEFSKIVWPEKDALVKQTGAVVIASIILGVIIAVVDAGFNAGIDLLLR from the coding sequence ATGGGAGATACAGCAAATAATGTAGAAGCAGCTCCAAAGAAAAGCAAATTCAAGTCTCTAAAATCCGAGTTTAGTAAAATTGTTTGGCCTGAAAAGGATGCTTTAGTTAAGCAAACAGGAGCAGTAGTAATTGCTTCCATTATTTTAGGCGTAATTATTGCAGTTGTTGATGCAGGCTTTAATGCAGGCATTGATTTATTGCTTAGATAA
- a CDS encoding LSU ribosomal protein L33p, with translation MRVKITLACTECKQRNYNMTKEKKAHPDRMETKKYCKFCKTHTLHKETK, from the coding sequence GTGCGCGTAAAAATCACATTAGCTTGTACAGAATGTAAACAACGTAACTATAACATGACTAAAGAAAAAAAAGCACATCCAGACAGAATGGAAACTAAGAAATACTGTAAGTTCTGTAAGACACACACATTACACAAAGAAACTAAATAA
- a CDS encoding transcription antitermination protein NusG, whose amino-acid sequence MQALIYCLDKGEKMTEANWYVVHTYSGYENKVKVDIEKTIENRKLQDQILEVSVPMQEVVEMKNGVKKQVSKKMFPAYVLIHMIMNDETWYVVRNTRGVTGFVGPGSKPVPLTEQEMQSMGIVSKDRLQIDFEVGDSIVVTSGAWEGTVSLIKKIDEHKQYVTIDVDMFGRETPVEISFTDIKKM is encoded by the coding sequence ATGCAGGCATTGATTTATTGCTTAGATAAGGGTGAGAAGATGACAGAAGCAAATTGGTATGTTGTTCATACTTATTCCGGTTATGAGAATAAGGTAAAAGTAGATATTGAAAAAACAATCGAAAACAGAAAACTTCAAGACCAAATTTTAGAAGTATCCGTTCCTATGCAAGAAGTAGTCGAAATGAAAAATGGAGTTAAAAAGCAGGTAAGCAAAAAAATGTTTCCAGCTTATGTTCTAATTCATATGATTATGAATGACGAAACATGGTATGTGGTTCGTAATACCAGAGGTGTTACAGGGTTCGTTGGACCAGGATCAAAGCCAGTTCCATTGACAGAACAAGAGATGCAAAGCATGGGCATCGTAAGCAAAGACAGACTTCAAATTGATTTTGAAGTTGGCGATTCCATTGTTGTTACATCTGGTGCTTGGGAAGGCACAGTTTCATTGATCAAAAAGATTGATGAACACAAACAATATGTAACAATCGATGTGGATATGTTTGGTCGTGAAACTCCTGTTGAGATTAGTTTCACGGATATAAAAAAGATGTAG